CCTCAGCCTGTGCAGCGGGTGCACGGCGGactacaccatatatatcacaaatatcaccacataaatcaggtttcacagcacataagtctcaataagtatctcacaagaccaagtataactaacatcaccaacactcacaaatataagtctggatcatcacaaaacaggtcatcaacgaggtgggcatctggactggttcggcgaagggctggacgaagcgtgagggttgttcgacgccgccgattgaccctgcacagagaagagattgcatgtgtgagaacatatgaatatatatcatgcagtactaaaattttgatactcacaggagtagtgaactcagcagggtcagctgcagggaacaacggaggtggtggagcatgaccctgtgcggcgccaaggctctgcatgtacgcgaacatctccgccatcctcttctccagctcctcacgttgcctcctctcatcatctagctgagtctgtaatattttgccctaatgttacgataatgcaaagagaagatatataataatcaatgaacgatgaatagataaggaataacctggagttgttggatacgatgctgtgagctgtcctaccgaggtcgtatggctgggctcgcgctcgtgctcctagctcgcacctgagatagagtgggagtggaggacgagtcgattgccccgtcagcaatccagtaccgcccatgcctcttgcctcctccgaccctcatgaggacatctccgtcgatgtcctcggtcctcggatcgtaatctggcccgtggacctccttggccatggcggtgtactaactgaggcggctgtggacggtggggttggtgtacgcctcgggcccgtcatccgggttgtaggtgacgtcggacgtcgccttccccttgtgggccatagcatatgccaagaacgtggagcaaggcgcgccaccatgtgccaccGACTGCGAgataaccaacgagatggttagaaatcatgtctagtcgaaagttatatacctaaataaaaagagcgcgtacccatgcttccgcgtatttgcccaggctgcggctgccttgatggtgggagggaccttgcatcatcaaacgccgttcccggctagcgttgtgcgcctcgtcccactcagccgagcaccacccctgcaccatctgctcccagcactcaggatgcgcggcgcaccaatgaggaatcatctaaaaaatacaagtacacggcatatcagaagataaaattaagcatatttagtaccaataataaagttttgtatttacctgcaagtactggtccggagtcaacgacatggttcgggcgtccttcttgctcaccttctccccaaggacggagccatggtaagtgacgatggcctggatgcgtgcctcgtagtgcatgtccacgacgagcttcttacagctcgtggtagccaccacatccgccctggcctcgtatccagcctcgcatctgaagaaatcctacatacaaaaacgatgtatccatacattatttcaagaatatgcaacaaatgcgactaaacaatatagtgcgaggaagacttacccacaactcttgcttcacccgctccgccttgttactgCATTGGGGGCGACGacatagtggtcgaaggtgtaggctgggctcgtcactccggcgtactcgacaagtccagggaagtgttccctgcatagaaggccgaggatgccattggggttgcggccgtgaccccctgcactcTCCAAAACCTTCCAAGAcctttccaagtgattaagataaagtattagtttctattattaatttgaacatataatatgaaaaagcagcaacaacatctaaagttacctaccgcTCTCCATCGGGTcatatcagcggacgtctgtcacgaagtatgggtcgctgagggagactcgcgggacgggcgggtggggtgggcctaataaaaataaatttttttactatttttaaaatatgttttatgtttcctggaaacgatttgcactggcggttttattacgtcgaccgccagtgaaaatcgattttcactggcggttttattacgccgaccgccagtgaaaatcgattttcactggcggtcctcagttacccgcctgtagaaatgatgatttctactggcccctatcactggcggttacgaaaaacgccactataaataggtttacaaccgccactatagaacttctctgtactagtgcTCCGATGATCCGATCCTTAATTCCTTCTTGGATTCTCTTCTACTCTAGAGCTCTGCTAGACCGATCTCCAGTTAAGTTTCATACACATGGAGAGCAACGCCTCGTCCAACTGCGCCACCGTGCCGCAGCCGCCGCCGTCGACAGGGAAGCTGATCACGATTCTGAGCATCGATGGTGGCGGCATCCGCGGCCTCATCCCAGCCACCATCATCGCGCACCTCGAGGCCAAGCTGCAGGAGCTGGACGGCCCAGATGCTCGGATCGCCGACTACTTCGACGTGATCGCCGGGACGAGCACCGGCGCCCTTCTCACGTCGATGCTGGCGACGCCGGACCAGAACAACCGGCCGCTGTTCGCCGCAAAGGACCTCAACACGTTCTACCTCGAGAACGGGCCCAAGATCTTCCCTCAGAAAAAGTATACGCCGTTCATATCCGCCTGACGCTCTTTCTTCTTCCTTGGTTTGGTAGCTCTCTGTCACTTTCATTCATGCGTCAGTTAGTTCGGCTGTTCTTCGTGTCGCATGCATCGCATCTATCCACCAACTCTAAGCTACAGCTACCCAACGGGTCCAGCAAATTCATACTGTGGTTTGTGGTGGTGCACAGGGCCGGGTTCCTGACGCCGGTGGCGAACCTGCTGGGCCTGGTGAGGGGTCCCAAGTACGACGGCGTGTTCCTGCACGACAAGATCAAGAGCCTGACGCACGACGTGAGGGTGGCGGACACGGTGACCAACGTCATCGTGCCGGCGTTCGATGTCAAGTACCTGCAGCCCATCATCTTCTCCACGTACGAGGCCAAGAACGACACCCTCAAGAACGCGCACCTCTCCGACATCTGCATCAGCACGTCGGCGGCGCCCACCTACTTCCCGGCACACTTCTTCAAGATGGAGGCCACCGACGGCAGGTCCCGCGAGTTCCACCTCGTCGACGGCGGCGTCGCGGCCAACAACCCCACCATGGTCGCCATGTCCATGCTCACCAAGGAGGTGCTCCGCCGGAACCCGGACTTCAACGCCGGCAGGCCCACCGAGTACACCAACTACCTCATCATCTCCGTGGGGACCGGCTCGGCCAAGCAGGCGGAGAAGTACACCGCGCCGCAGTGCGCGAAATGGGGCCTCTTTCAGTGGCTATACAACGGCGGCTTCACCCCGATCATCGACATCTTCTCCCACGCCAGCTCCGACATGGTCGACATCCATGCTGCCGTGCTCTTCCAGGCCCTCCACTGTGAGAAGAACTACCTTCGCATTCAGGTACAGTGTATGTACAGGATACATGAAAACATCTAACATGGACATACTAAAGCAAAAAACAaaaatgttcttcatataaaacggATGACGACCATTGATGGCTGCTATTATATTGGACGCCTGTGTGTGTAGGATGATACTCTGATTGGGAACACATCATCAGTGGACATCGCGACCAAGGAGAACATGGAGTCTCTGATCGGGATCGGCCAGGACCTGCTCAAGAAGCCAGTGGCCAGAGTGAACATCGACACAGGTGTGTACGAGCCCTGCTCCGGCGAGGGGACGAATGCAGAGGCGCTAGCTCACTTCGCCAAGAAGCTCTCTGACGAGCGCAAGCTACGCAAGCGCAATCTCGACTCCTACTAGCAAGCTTGAAGGATGATGTCagcagagaagcttgaaggagccCTAGCTGCACCTACACTAGCTAGCAATGTGCCTCACATAGATGCATGGTATTGGTAGCTAGTCATTTCTTactttttataactatattaatcAGGAAACATACACATATGTCGACCAATAAACATGTAAGTCCAATCATCATTTGTTTGCCTATGGTCTCAAAAGAATGATTCCATTCTGATGTGCGGTTGTTTAGTCTAATGACCTTCGTGATGCAAGCAGCCTCCTTTCTGGATTGCAATCTTGTGATTGACGATGACAACAAcaatcatatatacatatatataatctTGTGATTGACGATGGCAACATATAATCTTGTGTGGACGACGCCATGTTGCAGTTCTTCCGGCGAGCACTAAGATTTTCTAGGGTTTCGACCGAGTGGGAGCGTTAAAATTTACTTGTGAGGTGATAGAGGCAATTTGGTCAATTTACTTGTGAGGTGAGAAATAAAAGAATGGAAAATATAAATGGTGTGCTCTTTTCCGAATTCATTTAATGAAACTGATGTTGTTCTTTAAATTACTTTAAAACAAGTGCTATTTTCTTAATACTATCTTAAACTAGTGTTGTTTCGTAGATTCCCCcaactaagggcttgttcggttattttcaatccatatggattagagGGGATCGATACGGATTAAaagggattttgacttactagggattaaaACCCGCACAAtcaccctcaatccatatggattggagtagAACTAAACAAGCTCTAGAGGGGCTTGCTCCCCCGTTTTGGCGTCCAGAAATGGAGAACCTTATCTAAATTTACACTACTAGTTCAGTTTAAGAGGGTATATTAGCCGGAGCAGAGAAAAGGGGAGAAAAATGCTAGGAATTTTCAGGTCGGGCACAACAAGTAGGAGTGGTAATGAATTATGATCTGAATTTTTTTCACAATTTGTTAGAGCTATAaaataattttagtttaaaaatgaacaTAAATAGAGCTTTTTAATCCTTAAATTCTATAATTTAAAATTAAAGGCTTATTGTCACTCCTAAGTACCAGCGTTTTGGTGGCCTTCTTGAGCTTTTTCATGATAACTCATCAGGACAAGGACGACAGACATGGCAAGGGTGAGCAAACAAGGAACAGGTTGGTAGTACTGCTACTGTTTTGCACTCGATCATATTCAGAGCTGGGAGATCCATCTCCAGAGTGCCGATGCTATGGCTATGCACGCATAATTTCCAAGCTTCCCGCGTTACAACGTCAACCATTGTAGTAACCACGGTAGTGGAGGGCGGTGCCCAGCGTGGCCAAGCAGCGCGTCAGGTCGTGCACCAGCCCCAAGCAGCAGCTACTGGCCGCGGAACCcgcgcgcccggcctcgccctcGCCGGCGCCGCGGCACTGGTCTACCGCCGGCACCAGGCAGCGGGGGTGCAACTCCGCGGCGCACGTCACGCAGCGGTACCGCCACGCGCCCAGGGCCCGGCCGCACGAGCCGCACCCCGCCGCCTGCTTCTGCTTTTGCTTGCCATCGCCGTCGTCCGGGTGCGCGGGGCCCCGCGCCGACCCGGGCATCCGCGCGCACAGCGGGTGCACGGCGACCCCGCACGCGACGCAGGCGTAGCACGCGCGCTCCACGGCCTCGCTGCACACCTcgcacccgccgccgccgccgctgccgtcgGCTCCCGCGGCCTCGCGCCGCCTCAGCCTGTGCAGCGGGTGCACGGCGGactacaccatatatatcacaaatatcaccacataaatcaggtttcacagcacataagtctcaataagtatctcacaagaccaagtataactaacatcaccaacactcacaaatataagtctggatcatcacaaaacaggtcatcaacgaggtgggcatctggactggttcggcgaagggctggacgaagcgtgagggttgttcgacgccgccgattgaccctgcacagagaagagattgcatgtgtgagaacatatgaatatatatcatgcagtactaaaattttgatactcacaggagtagtgaactcagcagggtcagctgcagggaacaacggaggtggtggagcatgaccctgtgcggcgccaaggctctgcatgtacgcgaacatctccgccatcctcttctccagctcctcacgttgcctcctctcatcatctagctgagtctgtaatattttgccctaatgttacgataatgcaaagagaagatatataataatcaatgaacgatgaatagataaggaataacctggagttgttggatacgatgctgtgagctgtcctaccgaggtcgtatggctgggctcgcgctcgtgctcctagctcgcacctgagatagagtgggagtggaggacgagtcgattgccccgtcagcaatccagtaccgcccatgcctcttgcctcctccgaccctcatgaggacatctccgtcgatgtcctcggtcctcggatcgtaatctggcccgtggacctccttggccatggcggtgtactaactgaggcggctgtggacggtggggttggtgtacgcctcgggcccgtcatccgggttgtaggtgacgtcggacgtcgccttccccttgtgggccatagcatatgccaagaacgtggagcaaggcgcgccaccatgtgccaccGACTGCGAGATAACCaatgagatggttagaaatcatgtctagtcgaaagttatatacctaaataaaaagagcgcgtacccatgcttccgcgtatttgcccaggctgcggctgccttgatggtgggagggaccttgcatcatcaaacgccgttcccggctagcgttgtgcgcctcgtcccactcagccgagcaccacccctgcaccatctgctcccagcactcaggatgcgcggcgcaccaatgaggaatcatctaaaaaatacaagtacacggcatatcagaagataaaattaagcatatttagtaccaataataaagttttgtatttacctgcaagtactggtccggagtcaacgacatggttcgggcgtccttcttgctcaccttctccccaaggacggagccatggtaagtgacgatggcctggatgcgtgcctcgtagtgcatgtccacgacgagcttcttacagctcgtggtagccaccacatccgccctggcctcgtatccagcctcgcatctgaagaaatcctacatacaaaaacgatgtatccatacattatttcaagaatatgcaacaaatgcgactaaacaatatagtgcgaggaagacttacccacaactcttgcttcacccgctccgccttgttactgCATTGGGGGCGACGacatagtggtcgaaggtgtaggctgggctcgtcactccggcgtactcgacaagtccagggaagtgttccctgcatagaaggccgaggatgccattggggttgcggccgtgaccccctgcactcTCCAAAACCTTCCAAGAcctttccaagtgattaagataaagtattagtttctattattaatttgaacatataatatgaaaaagcagcaacaacatctaaagttacctaccgcTCTCCATCGGGTcatatcagcggacgtctgtcacgaagtatgggtcgctgagggagactcgcgggacgggcgggtggggtgggcctaataaaaataaatttttttactatttttaaaatatgttttatgtttcctggaaacgatttgcactggcggttttattacgtcgaccgccagtgaaaatcgattttcactggcggttttattacgccgaccgccagtgaaaatcgattttcactggcggtcctcagttacccgcctgtagaaatgatgatttctactggcccctatcactggcggttacgaaaaacgccactataaataggtttacaaccgccactatagaacttctctgtactagtgcTCCGATGATCCGATCCTTAATTCCTTCTTGGATTCTCTTCTACTCTAGAGCTCTGCTAGACCGATCTCCAGTTAAGTTTCAGACATATGGAGAGCAACGCCTCGTCCAACTGCGCCACCGTGCCGCAGCCGCCGCCGTCGACAGGGAAGCTGATCACGATTCTGAGCATCGATGGTGGCGGCATCCGCGGCCTCATCCCAGCCACCATCATCGCGCACCTCGAGGCCAAGCTGCAGGAGCTGGACGGCCCAGATGCTCGGATCGCCGACTACTTCGACGTGATCGCCGGGACGAGCACCGGCGCCCTTCTCACGTCGATGCTGGCGGCGCCGGACCAGAACAACCGGCCGCTGTTCGCCGCAAAGGACCTCAACACGTTCTACCTCGAGAACGGGCCCAAGATCTTCCCTCAGAAAAAGTATACGCCGTTCATATCCGCCTGACGCTCTTTCTTCTTCCTTGGTTTGGTAGCTCTCTGTCACTTTCATTCATGCGTCAGTTAGTTCGGTTGTTCTTCGTGTCGCATGCATCGCATCTATCCACCAACTCTAAGCTACAGCTACCCAACGGGTCCAGCAAATTCATACTTTGGTTTGTGGTGGTGCACAGGGCCGGGTTCCTGACGCCGGTGGCGAACCTGCTGGGCCTGGTGAGGGGTCCCAAGTACGACGGCGTGTTCCTGCACGACAAGATCAAGAGCCTGACGCACGACGTGAGGGTGGCGGACACGGTGACCAACGTCATCGTGCCGGCGTTCGACGTCAAGTACCTGCAGCCCATCATCTTCTCCACGTACGAGGCCAAGAACGACACCCTCAAGAACGCGCACCTCTCCGACATCTGCATCAGCACGTCGGCGGCGCCCACCTACTTCCCGGCACACTTCTTCAAGACGGAGGCCACCGACGGCAGGTCCCGCGAGTTCCACCTCGTCGACGGCGGCGTCGCGGCCAACAACCCCACCATGGTCGCCATGTCCATGCTCACCAAGGAGGTGCTCCGCCGGAACCCGGACTTCAACGCCGGCAGGCCCACCGAGTACACCAACTACCTCATCATCTCCGTGGGGACCGGCTCGGCCAAGCAGGCGGAGAAGTACACCGCGCCGCAGTGCGCGAAATGGGGCCTCTTTCAGTGGCTATACAACGGCGGCTTCACCCCGATCATCGACATCTTCTCCCACGCCAGCTCCGACATGGTCGACATCCATGCTGCCGTGCTCTTCCAGGCCCTCCACTGTGAGAAGAACTACCTTCGCATTCAGGTACAGTGTATGTACAGGATACATGAAAACATCTAACATGGACATACTAAAGCAAAAAACAaaaatgttcttcatataaaacggATGACGACCATTGATGGCTGCTATTATATTGGACGCCTGTGTGTGTAGGATGATACTCTGATTGGGAACACATCATCAGTGGACATCGCGAC
This portion of the Zea mays cultivar B73 chromosome 2, Zm-B73-REFERENCE-NAM-5.0, whole genome shotgun sequence genome encodes:
- the LOC109944442 gene encoding uncharacterized protein; amino-acid sequence: MTRWRASAVHPLHRLRRREAAGADGSGGGGGCEVCSEAVERACYACVACGVAVHPLCARMPGSARGPAHPDDGDGKQKQKQAAGCGSCGRALGAWRYRCVTCAAELHPRCLVPAVDQCRGAGEGEAGRAGSAASSCCLGLVHDLTRCLATLGTALHYRGYYNG
- the LOC103648160 gene encoding patatin-like protein 1, which gives rise to MESNASSNCATVPQPPPSTGKLITILSIDGGGIRGLIPATIIAHLEAKLQELDGPDARIADYFDVIAGTSTGALLTSMLAAPDQNNRPLFAAKDLNTFYLENGPKIFPQKKAGFLTPVANLLGLVRGPKYDGVFLHDKIKSLTHDVRVADTVTNVIVPAFDVKYLQPIIFSTYEAKNDTLKNAHLSDICISTSAAPTYFPAHFFKTEATDGRSREFHLVDGGVAANNPTMVAMSMLTKEVLRRNPDFNAGRPTEYTNYLIISVGTGSAKQAEKYTAPQCAKWGLFQWLYNGGFTPIIDIFSHASSDMVDIHAAVLFQALHCEKNYLRIQDDTLIGNTSSVDIATKENMESLIGIGQDLLKKPVARVNIDTGVYEPCSGEGTNAEALAHFAKKLSDERKLRKRNLDSY
- the LOC109939165 gene encoding patatin-like protein 1 gives rise to the protein MESNASSNCATVPQPPPSTGKLITILSIDGGGIRGLIPATIIAHLEAKLQELDGPDARIADYFDVIAGTSTGALLTSMLATPDQNNRPLFAAKDLNTFYLENGPKIFPQKKAGFLTPVANLLGLVRGPKYDGVFLHDKIKSLTHDVRVADTVTNVIVPAFDVKYLQPIIFSTYEAKNDTLKNAHLSDICISTSAAPTYFPAHFFKMEATDGRSREFHLVDGGVAANNPTMVAMSMLTKEVLRRNPDFNAGRPTEYTNYLIISVGTGSAKQAEKYTAPQCAKWGLFQWLYNGGFTPIIDIFSHASSDMVDIHAAVLFQALHCEKNYLRIQDDTLIGNTSSVDIATKENMESLIGIGQDLLKKPVARVNIDTGVYEPCSGEGTNAEALAHFAKKLSDERKLRKRNLDSY